A region of Polyodon spathula isolate WHYD16114869_AA chromosome 4, ASM1765450v1, whole genome shotgun sequence DNA encodes the following proteins:
- the asb4 gene encoding ankyrin repeat and SOCS box protein 4 isoform X2, translated as MYGYLESALVLLEHNASINSKPNGKTPLHVACEVSSSDSVGLLLNHGAKVNSFSLSGHTPLHFCTTKEAIACAKQLILKGANLEVHSNNNEEDTPLHTAARFGLPELLAFYIGSGANVDSINSHKETPLITATFWALNQKEQVYSTEHQLVCRMLLDYNANVNMQEEDMKTALHRAAWNCDHILMQMLLEAGADANMVDINGCAPIQYTLKVTSVRPAGMPDICYQLLLNHGAARIYPPQFHKVLQSCHSFPRAIEVMINSYDHIKATRKWRTAIPKAVFQQHQDFYESLFAACSNTPRTLMHISRCAVRAALRNRCHDNVDKLLLPPSLKKYLLLEPEGRIF; from the exons ATGTATGGTTATCTGGAAAGTGCCTTGGTACTACTAGAACATAATGCCTCCATCAACAGCAAACCTAATGGGAAAACACCTTTACATGTGGCATGTGAGGTATCCAGCAGCGACAGCGTTGGTCTGCTTCTTAATCATGGAGCGAAAGTCAACAGTTTTTCCTTGAGTGGACACACTCCATTGCATTTCTGCACTACAAAAGAAGCAATAGCTTGTGCTAAACAGCTCATTTTGAAAG GAGCTAATCTGGAGGTTCACAGTAACAACAATGAGGAGGACACACCATTGCATACTGCTGCACGGTTTGGGCTGCCAGAGCTGTTGGCTTTCTATATTGGCAGTGGCGCAAACGTTGACAGCATAAACAGTCATAAGGAGACCCCGTTGATTACTGCGACCTTTTGGGCGCTGAACCAGAAGGAACAAGTATACAGCACAGAGCACCAACTCGTCTGCAGGATGTTGTTGGACTATAACGCCAATGTCAACATGCAGGAGGAAGACATGAAGACAGCCCTTCACAGGGCTGCCTGGAACTGTGATCATATTCTCATGCAGATGCTGCTGGAGGCAGGGGCAGATGCTAACATGGTGGACATTAATGGGTGTGCTCCTATCCAGTACACTCTGAAAGTGACCTCAGTGCGTCCAGCCGGCATGCCTGACATCTGTTACCAGCTGCTGTTAAACCACGGAGCAGCAAGAATTTATCCCCCCCAGTTCCATAAG GTGCTGCAATCGTGCCATTCTTTCCCCAGGGCAATTGAAGTAATGATAAATTCATACGACCATATAAAAGCCACAAGGAAGTGGAGAACAGCTATACCAAAAGCAGTTTTCCAG CAACACCAGGATTTCTATGAGTCCCTGTTTGCAGCCTGCAGTAATACTCCACGCACTCTTATGCACATATCAAGGTGTGCAGTTCGGGCAGCCTTGAGGAATAGATGCCATGACAATGTAGACAAACTGCTGCTTCcaccttcattaaaaaaatatttacttctgGAACCTGAAGGAAGAATCTTTTAG